In a genomic window of Gloeocapsopsis dulcis:
- a CDS encoding DUF1822 family protein translates to MTENTKQIQGFALPLPITQVAQETAQEFTNEVQGFPDKVEKIKFNTLAVCIVDNYLQMMGINTNITAGDSWNPVLRLCADIADLEVTGVGRLECRWVRLPSVQCDIPPEVWEDRIGYVVVQFEETLREATLLGFTPKAIAQLPINALQPPEDLLAHLNELKLAAENRQLVVQLSQWFNRVFETGWQGIETILGPARTNLVFSFRRSDPLVRETNKSREERVQRAKLIDLGMQLAGHAVALIVELRSVSDQKMDILLQVHPTGSQIYLPPQLQLTVLDASEAVFLEAQARKADNYIQLQFSGNPGEKFSVRVALGSDSMIENFMI, encoded by the coding sequence ATGACTGAAAATACCAAGCAAATACAAGGATTTGCCCTGCCACTACCTATTACTCAGGTTGCACAAGAAACTGCCCAAGAATTTACTAATGAAGTGCAAGGTTTTCCAGACAAGGTAGAAAAAATAAAATTTAATACCCTAGCTGTCTGCATTGTCGATAACTACTTACAAATGATGGGTATTAACACAAATATTACAGCTGGTGATAGTTGGAATCCAGTATTGCGGTTGTGTGCTGATATTGCCGACTTAGAAGTGACAGGAGTTGGTCGTTTAGAGTGTCGCTGGGTGCGATTGCCCTCAGTGCAGTGTGATATTCCTCCAGAAGTATGGGAAGATCGAATTGGGTATGTTGTTGTGCAGTTTGAGGAAACACTCCGCGAAGCAACATTGCTAGGTTTTACGCCAAAAGCGATCGCGCAGTTACCAATTAACGCCTTACAACCACCCGAAGACTTACTGGCGCACTTAAATGAATTGAAGTTGGCTGCTGAAAATCGGCAACTAGTAGTGCAATTAAGTCAATGGTTCAATCGTGTTTTTGAGACAGGATGGCAAGGTATTGAAACAATTCTAGGACCAGCACGAACCAATTTGGTGTTTAGTTTTCGCCGATCTGATCCTTTAGTAAGAGAAACAAATAAGAGCCGCGAAGAACGTGTTCAACGCGCTAAGTTGATTGATCTAGGAATGCAACTAGCAGGTCATGCAGTAGCTTTGATTGTCGAACTGCGCTCGGTGTCCGATCAGAAGATGGATATTTTGCTACAAGTCCATCCTACAGGAAGTCAAATCTATCTACCACCGCAACTACAGCTAACTGTCTTGGATGCTTCTGAAGCAGTGTTCCTTGAAGCTCAAGCGAGAAAAGCTGATAATTATATTCAGTTACAGTTTAGTGGAAACCCAGGAGAAAAGTTTAGTGTGCGAGTAGCGCTTGGCAGTGACAGCATGATAGAAAACTTTATGATTTAA